The Pseudomonas sp. FP198 genomic interval CATGACAAAACCGTCGCGATCACGATCAAACGGCCGCGAGGCCTCTTGCGGGCGCTCGGCGAACCCGGTGGACAGCGCGCGAGCCGCCGCGAAACAGCCCAGGGTGACGCGGTCTATCGCTGCCTCGGTACCGCCGCAGATGGCAATGTCCGCCTCGCCACTCCTGATCAGCCGGGCCGCATCGCCGATGGCCTGCACACCGGCGGCGCAAGCCGTGACGGGCGCGCCCAGCGGCCCTTTGAACGCATGCCGGATCGACACCTGCCCGGCCGCCATGTTGGCCAGGAAAGCCGGCGCGGTGAACGGCGACAAACGACGCGGGCCACGGTTGTCCGTGGTGCGCACGGCATCGGCAATCGTGGCGAAACCACCCACGCCCGAGGAAATGATCGTGGCGGTCCGCTCCTGATCGATGGCCTCGACGGGATGCCAGCCGGCCTGCTCCAGGGCTTCGTGAGCCGCCACCAGGGCGAACTCGATGAAGCGGTCCATCTTCTTGCGATCCTTGGGCGCGATGAGGCGCTCCGGGTCGTAGCCAGCAATGCCGTCCTCTTCCAGGGTCGGCACCTGCCCACCCACCGCGACGCCGGTGCCGTCGGTGACCTCGGCGGACAGATTGCGAATGCCGGAATGCCCGGCCAGCAACCGCTGCCACACCGCGTCCACGACGCAACCCAGCGGCCCGACCATGCCCACACCGGTGACGACGATTCGTTTCAGACCTTGGTGATTTTTCATGCTGCCCTCTTCATCTCTGGACGGATCTTGAACCAGATGGAATACATCGCCGGCAGGAATACCAGCGTCATAATGGTGCCGACGAACGTGCCACCGATCAGGGTGTAGGCCAGCGTTCCCCAGAACACCGAATGAGTCAGCGGAATGAACGCCAGGATCGCCGCCAGCGCCGTGAGCAGCACCGGCCTGGCTCGCTGCACCGTGGCTTCGATCACCGCGTGAAACGGATCGAGGCCTTCATTGGCGTTGTGATGGATCTGCCCGATCAGGATCAGCGTATTGCGCATCAGGATGCCCGACAGCGCGATCAGCCCGACCAGCGCGTTGATGCCGAACGGCTGATTGAAGATCAGCAGCGTCGGCACCACACCGATCAAGCCCAGCGGCGCGGTAAGGAAGACCATGATCATCGCCGAGACCGAACGCACTTGCAGGATGATGATCAGCAGCGTCATGGCCACCATGATCGGCACCAGCGGCACGATGGCCTTGCCGGCCTTG includes:
- the fabF gene encoding beta-ketoacyl-ACP synthase II → MKNHQGLKRIVVTGVGMVGPLGCVVDAVWQRLLAGHSGIRNLSAEVTDGTGVAVGGQVPTLEEDGIAGYDPERLIAPKDRKKMDRFIEFALVAAHEALEQAGWHPVEAIDQERTATIISSGVGGFATIADAVRTTDNRGPRRLSPFTAPAFLANMAAGQVSIRHAFKGPLGAPVTACAAGVQAIGDAARLIRSGEADIAICGGTEAAIDRVTLGCFAAARALSTGFAERPQEASRPFDRDRDGFVMAEGAGLLVIESLEHALARGAKPLAELVGYGTSADAYHLTAGPEDGNGARRAMEQALRQAGISPAEVQHINAHATSTQVGDAGELAAIRAVFGVDSGVAITSTKSATGHLLGAAGGIEAIFTVLALRDQIVPPTLNLLHPDEAASGLDLVGLKSRKMPITHALSNGFGFGGVNASVLFRRWED